The Fusobacterium varium DNA window ATATATGATAATAGATACTGCAGGAAGACTTCACATAGATGAGAAGTTGATGGATGAGCTTAGAAATATTAAAAAAGCTGTTAGACCTCAAGAAATATTATTAGTTGTAGATGCGATGATAGGGCAAGATGCTGTTAACTTGGCAGAATCATTTAATAATGTTTTAAGCATAGATGGAGTAGTTTTAACAAAACTAGATGGAGATACAAGAGGGGGAGCTGCACTTTCAATAAAATCTGTTGTTGGTAAACCTATTAAATTTGTTGGAGTAGGAGAGAGAATAGATGATATTGAACTTTTCCATCCAGAAAGACTTGTTTCAAGAATCTTAGGAATGGGAGATGTAGTTTCACTTGTTGAAAAAGCTCAAAGTGCAATAGATGAAGAAGATGCAAAATCTTTAGAAGAAAAGATAAGAACACAAAAATTTGACTTAAATGACTTCTTAAAACAACTTCAAAATATTAAAAAATTAGGTTCATTAGGAAGTATTTTAAAATTAATACCTGGTATGGGGCAAATTGGTGACTTAGCTCCTGCTGAAAAAGAGATGAAGAAAGTAGAAGCAATAATACAATCTATGACTTTTGAAGAGAGAAAGAAACCAGAGATATTAAAAGCAAGTAGAAAGAAGAGAATAGCAATGGGTAGTGGTACTGATGTATCAGATGTAAATAGGCTATTGAAGCAATTTGAACAAATGAAAGAGATGATGAAGATGTTCAGTGGTGGAAAGATGCCGTCATTCCCTGGCTTTCCTGGTATGAAAGGTGGAAAGGGAGGAAGATTCCCTTTTTAAAAAATAAATAAAAAATTTAAGTAATAATAAAAGGAGACGTGAAAAAATGTTAAAATTAAGACTTACAAGACTTGGAGACAAAAAAAGACCTTCTTATAGAATCGTTGCTATGGAAGCTTTAACAAAAAGAGATGGACAAGCAGTTGCTTACTTAGGAAACTACTTCCCACTAGAAGATTCTAAAGTTGTTTTAAAAGAAGAAGAAATCTTAAACTTCCTAGCAAATGGAGCTCAACCTACAAGAACAGTTAAATCAATCCTAGTTAAAGCTGGAGTATGGGCTAAATTTGAAGAATCAAAAAGAAAATAATTAGAAAAAGTTTTTAAGAGAGGCTTTATACGATAGTGTAGAGCCTCTTTTTCTAATACTTTATTAGACAACTAATAAAAGATTTGATATAATTTGATATACTATAAAAATTTAATTTTAAAATAGAGAAGTTTA harbors:
- the ffh gene encoding signal recognition particle protein; the protein is MLDNLGSRFQEIFKKVRGHGKLSESNIKEALREVRMSLLEADVNYKVVKDFTKKIQEKSVGTDVLKGINPGQQFIKIVNDELVELLGGTNSRLTKGVKNPTVLMLSGLQGAGKTTFAAKLANYLKKQGESVLMVGADIYRPAAIKQLQVLGEQINVPVYAEEETKDAVAICERGLEKAKELKSTYMIIDTAGRLHIDEKLMDELRNIKKAVRPQEILLVVDAMIGQDAVNLAESFNNVLSIDGVVLTKLDGDTRGGAALSIKSVVGKPIKFVGVGERIDDIELFHPERLVSRILGMGDVVSLVEKAQSAIDEEDAKSLEEKIRTQKFDLNDFLKQLQNIKKLGSLGSILKLIPGMGQIGDLAPAEKEMKKVEAIIQSMTFEERKKPEILKASRKKRIAMGSGTDVSDVNRLLKQFEQMKEMMKMFSGGKMPSFPGFPGMKGGKGGRFPF
- the rpsP gene encoding 30S ribosomal protein S16; the encoded protein is MLKLRLTRLGDKKRPSYRIVAMEALTKRDGQAVAYLGNYFPLEDSKVVLKEEEILNFLANGAQPTRTVKSILVKAGVWAKFEESKRK